The genomic interval tagGATCGATCAATTTACCCAAAGGAGGCACTAGACAAAGAATCATTAAACTTAAaggaaaaaataattctttacaaCTCAAAACTTCCATCGTGACTATAGAAAATGAAGATCAACTGTGTATGGCCAGAGCTATAGGGGTCAGCTGGGCAAAATTAAATAGATGTTCACCGGAAGAATGGAAAGAGATTGTCAAAAACAGAGGAAAGAAAAGTAATTTGGAACTGattctgaaaaacaacaagGTTCCAAAAAGTTATCTTTCGAATTTGCTGAAAAACAAACGAAATGAGCAGAGACAACTTGCAGTCATACTCAGTCGAATGGCGAATGTACCTCTGGATTGCCCAGCCAGTCTCAGTAACATAGAAGCGTTTGAAGAAGTTCTCGgtgtgaaaataatgataatcagCGCCCGATTAGGTAACAAATTTATCACCAACCCTAATACTGGCGAACACCCGTGTATATATCTGTATTTGGTCGACGACAATCATTTTAACGCCATAACCAGTATCACCGGATTCTTCAACGCAAGCTACTTTTGTGACAAATGTCTCAAGCACTACAGCAATCTAGGAAGACATGAATGTGAGATTAAATGCCGTGTATGTAAGAAGGACAACTGTCTCATGTCAGAAAACACCGTGATATGTAAAGACTGTAACATGAAATGCCGATCGCAAGAGTGCTTCGATAGACACCGTCAAGGACCAGAGGGACTTAACCGTCAGCGAGATGACGACCAAAGTAAACACGTGTCACAGTGTGAGACATTCTGGAAATGTCGTACCTGTTATAAAGTCATAAATAGGACAAAGCGTAATATAAAAGATCATAGATGTGGAGAATACTTATGTaattcttgtaaaacatatgtgCTCGAAGATCATCTCTGCTTCTTGAGAGCTACACCATACAAACAAAACGATTCtaaatttatcttttttgattttgaatgtacTCAAGATGAAGTATTAGAATGTCAAGAAGGATACCGTCCAGTTGAGTGTGAACACAGTCAACCAGATTGTAATACTTGCCTTAAATGTCAGAACTGTAAGTCTTCTTGGTGTGGAAAGTCTACCCATCGACCCAATTTTGTTGTCGCCCAAACAGCATGTGATGAATGTAAAGACGAGGCGCCAGACACACCGTGTAAAAAATGTGGAGATCGTTGCGAAAACTGTCAGAAAGAGGAAAAAGAACCTTGTTTGCCGAGTTGCGGACAGCgtgaatttatttttgaaggTTGTGAGACGTTGGAAACCTTTGGGACCTGGTTATTTTCACCTCAACACAAACACTATAAAGCCATTGCTCACAATATGAAAGGATATGACGGTTATTTTCTACTTGAGTATCTCATTGACCAGTCCATACGCCCGAACAAAATCATTTACAGTGGTTCAAAAATTATGTATATGACGATAGAAAAAGGTCTTAACATCACAATTATAGACAGTTTGAATTTTCTCCACATGAAGCTTGCTGCCCTGCCAAAGACGTTTGGCTTAACAGAGATGAAAAAGGGTTGGTTTCCTCACCTATGCAACACTAGGGAAAACCAGACTTATATTGGACCGTACCCAGACGCTAAATATTACGGATATGATTTCATGAGTGCCAGAGAACGAGAAGAATTGTTGGCTTGGCTCGATTCTAAGAAAGAAGAGACCTTTGACTTCCGAAAAGAAATGCTTGAGTATTGTCGTAGTGAcgttgatattttaagaaaagctTGTTTAACCTTAAAAGATTTGTTGAAAACCGCCACGCAGACTTCTGCCTTATTAACGAAAAAGAAAAAGGGCAAGATTTTTAAAGAGATGTGTCCCGTCTCTGTTGACCCCTTTAACTATTCAACCATCGCTTCCGTGTGTATGGGTATCTTCAAAACCAAGTTTTTTGAAGAAGAATGGGAGGTCAAAATCAATGACGCCAAAGAGTGGACACCTGCCCGATACATTGACGGtaacttagaaattctgaaGAACGATACTTGGATTAAAGAAGGGCATCTAAAAGACGACATTATCAAAACCAAACGGTTTATAAAATCTCCTATTGCTCAAATTCCGTCTGTCAGAAAAGACAGTTTCAGTCGGATGTCTCTACAGTGGCTGGAGTTGATGTCCAAACAAGATGGTATCACTATTCAACACGCTCTCAATGGCGGAGAAAAGACATTACCGGGAACACGGTACAAATTGGATGGCTACTGTGCCGAAACCAATACGGCTTACGAGTACCACGGTTGTGTCTTTCATGGTTGTCCCGTCTGTTACGCAGAGGACACAATTCACCCATTAACTAGCCGGTCAATGCGAGAATTCTACGTCATGACCCAGAAGAAAAAGACGTATATTGAGCGTCTAGGAATGACCTACAAATGTATTTGGGAACACgaatttcaaaatcaactccATTCTGATCCGAAACTTCAACAATATGTGACCTCTTTGGACTTTACTGACCGACTGGATCCCCGAGATAGTTTCTTTGGTGGTAGAACCAATGCCAGTCGGCTTTACTATAAAACTACAGGTGATGAACAAATCAAGTACATCGATTTTACTTCACTCTATCCGTGGGTCAATAAATACTGCCAATACCCTGTAGGATACCCTGAAATAGTAacatcaaatttcaaaacaatcagTGACTACTTTGGTATTGCCAAAGTAAAAATACTACCGCCTAGAGGACTCTATCATCCAGTACTTCCTTACCGTTCAAATGGAAAACTCAAGTTCGCACTATGTAAAACATGCGCCGATACAGAAAACCAAAATGATTGCATCTGTTCGAAAGATGAAAGGGCGATTATTGGAACCTGGTGTACACCGGAACTTCAAACGGCTGTACAGCAAGGATACACAATCATTCAAATCTACGAAGTGTACCATTGGTCTGACACGACAAAATACAATCCCTCTACACAAGAGGGGGGTCTGTTTGCCAAGTACATCAACACCTTTCTCAAGTTCAAACAGGAGGCAAGCGGCCCTCCCGACTGGATCAAAACTGAGGAGGATGTCCTCAAATATATCAATGACTACTTTCAAAAGGAAGGCATCTCGCTACAGAGTGATATGATCCTTAAAAATCCCGGATTGAGGGCGTTGGCCAAGTTGTGCCTCAATAGTTTCTGGGGTAAATTCGGACAACGTCTTAACATGCGACAAACACAGTTTTTCCACCAGTCGGAAGTGGACAagttttttcaaatattcactGATCCTATGAAACAGCCTCAAAATTTTCACATCGTCGCTGAAGACACACTTCAAATGGAATGGACGTACAAGAATGACTGTCTACCTGTGGATAACAAAACCAACATTTATTTGGCCACATTCAAGACCTGTTGGGCCAGACTTAAACTCTACAGTGTATTAGAAGATTTGGATCGTCGAGTAATCTACTTTGATACCGATTCTATTGTCTACGTGAGTCAACCCGGTCAGTACGATCCACCACTAGGTGATTATCTGGGTGAACTCACCGATGAGCTGAGTGAAGGTGAACACATTGTCGAgtttgtgtctgcaggtccaaAAAACTACGCATATAAGACCAATACAAACAAAGAAACCTGCAAAGTGAGAGGTTTCactttacattttacaaacagtCAAATGATCAACTTTGACAGTGTGAAACAGATAGTTACATGCCCAGAAGCGCTATCAGCAGTAACAGTAGTTAATCCGAGAAAAATATGTAGGGACAAAAGAAAACGAAAGCTCTACAATAGAAAAGAAGATAAAACATACCAAATG from Mya arenaria isolate MELC-2E11 chromosome 7, ASM2691426v1 carries:
- the LOC128241135 gene encoding uncharacterized protein LOC128241135; translation: MDLLTSTLEFMLNTISSEDELMNFAATWGIQESSTVRLRLLQIRNPEYGGTFVNEELDLILQHFGGASTSTDQQMSSAMNVDLDLAFDYVQEQDEVEGAVQAILFDDEIEEASHACVEDGPWSPTPAVQATLFDDEVKEASHVCVEDGLHHGVRKKGVRTFAKNAAKDTTYEVKIDEEYHGQRLHDIRIGLHQMFDDLLGQARGNLAGNDLGRVIIHHGGLHDPIIIPLQKWSELCADVVMSTIEKVLNSNQELAIDSSFEITIGSINLPKGGTRQRIIKLKGKNNSLQLKTSIVTIENEDQLCMARAIGVSWAKLNRCSPEEWKEIVKNRGKKSNLELILKNNKVPKSYLSNLLKNKRNEQRQLAVILSRMANVPLDCPASLSNIEAFEEVLGVKIMIISARLGNKFITNPNTGEHPCIYLYLVDDNHFNAITSITGFFNASYFCDKCLKHYSNLGRHECEIKCRVCKKDNCLMSENTVICKDCNMKCRSQECFDRHRQGPEGLNRQRDDDQSKHVSQCETFWKCRTCYKVINRTKRNIKDHRCGEYLCNSCKTYVLEDHLCFLRATPYKQNDSKFIFFDFECTQDEVLECQEGYRPVECEHSQPDCNTCLKCQNCKSSWCGKSTHRPNFVVAQTACDECKDEAPDTPCKKCGDRCENCQKEEKEPCLPSCGQREFIFEGCETLETFGTWLFSPQHKHYKAIAHNMKGYDGYFLLEYLIDQSIRPNKIIYSGSKIMYMTIEKGLNITIIDSLNFLHMKLAALPKTFGLTEMKKGWFPHLCNTRENQTYIGPYPDAKYYGYDFMSAREREELLAWLDSKKEETFDFRKEMLEYCRSDVDILRKACLTLKDLLKTATQTSALLTKKKKGKIFKEMCPVSVDPFNYSTIASVCMGIFKTKFFEEEWEVKINDAKEWTPARYIDGNLEILKNDTWIKEGHLKDDIIKTKRFIKSPIAQIPSVRKDSFSRMSLQWLELMSKQDGITIQHALNGGEKTLPGTRYKLDGYCAETNTAYEYHGCVFHGCPVCYAEDTIHPLTSRSMREFYVMTQKKKTYIERLGMTYKCIWEHEFQNQLHSDPKLQQYVTSLDFTDRLDPRDSFFGGRTNASRLYYKTTGDEQIKYIDFTSLYPWVNKYCQYPVGYPEIVTSNFKTISDYFGIAKVKILPPRGLYHPVLPYRSNGKLKFALCKTCADTENQNDCICSKDERAIIGTWCTPELQTAVQQGYTIIQIYEVYHWSDTTKYNPSTQEGGLFAKYINTFLKFKQEASGPPDWIKTEEDVLKYINDYFQKEGISLQSDMILKNPGLRALAKLCLNSFWGKFGQRLNMRQTQFFHQSEVDKFFQIFTDPMKQPQNFHIVAEDTLQMEWTYKNDCLPVDNKTNIYLATFKTCWARLKLYSVLEDLDRRVIYFDTDSIVYVSQPGQYDPPLGDYLGELTDELSEGEHIVEFVSAGPKNYAYKTNTNKETCKVRGFTLHFTNSQMINFDSVKQIVTCPEALSAVTVVNPRKICRDKRKRKLYNRKEDKTYQMVYTKRRRIDNFDTVPYGY